One Pseudomonas syringae CC1557 genomic window, GGGTATCAGGCTTCCAGAACGCTACGATGTTGTCGTTGGTTTCGTCGGCGGTCGGAATCTCGACCAGATCGACAGTACCTTTGCCCCAGTCACCCTTAGGCTCGATCCAGGCGCTTGGGCGCTTGTCGTAGCGATCATCAAGGTCTTCGTACTGGCTGAAATCGCGGCCGCGTTGCAGCAGACCGAAACCACGCGGATTTTCGACCGAAAAGCTGCTGATGGACAGGTGTTTAGGGTTGTTCAGCGGACGCCACAACCACTGGCCATTGGCTGCCTGAATCGACAGACCGCTGGAATCGTGCAGCTCGCGACGGAAGTTAGGCACACGCGAAGGCTGGTTGGCACCGAACAGGAACATACTGGTCAGTGGGGCAACACCCAGTTTGGTGACCTTGTCACGCAGGAACACACGCGATTTGACGTCAACCAGCGTGTTGGTGCCAGGACGCAGGGTCAACTGGTAGGCGCCAGTAGCGCGCGGCGAGTCGAGCAGAGCGAAGATCACCAGATGGTTGTCATCCGGGCCTGGCTTCTCGATCCAGAATTCCTTGAAGCGCGGGAACTCTTCGCCGGACGGCAATGCAGTGTCGATGGCCAGGCCGCGCGCGGACAAACCATAGACCTGACCCTTGCCGATCACGCGGAAGTAGCTCGCGCCCAGCATCGTCATGATCTCGTCCTGCTTGTCATCCTTGTTGATCGGATACAGGACACGGAAACCGGCATAGCCCAGTTTCTCGGTGGATTTCGGGTCGATCTTCAGATCGCCGAAATCGAAACGACTCGCGTCGTATTTGATTTCGTCAACGCTGGTCGCGGTCACTTCGTTGATCTTGACCGGCGTATCGAAGTGCATGCCCTGGTGGTAGAAAGACACCTTGAACGGCGTCTTGTCGCCCGCCCATTCGGCCTTGTCGTCACGGAAGCGGATCTTCTGATAATCAGCGAACTTCATTTCGCGCAGTTCGTTCGGAAGATTGCTCCTCGGAGCCTCGAACTTCTGCCCGGCCATTTCTTTGGCCTTCGCCGTTACATCATCAAGACTGAACGCCCAGAGCTGGCCTGCACTGAACAGGCAGACAAGGGCAGAGCTTGCCAGAAGCGCACTACGCAACCGCTTGACGGGTGTCTTTGGAGCATCACAGGGACTAACAATCACGAGCAACCCTCGCCGAAAACAGATGAAAAAACCAACGGCCAGCTATTGAATGCCAGGTTGGCGAGCATTGTTCCGACTCCGAATGGGCTTAATGATTCCCCAACCGACGTCAGAACCGCTTGTGTCATACCAAATGGACCAACCAGTGCCGATCCCCATAACGCGCGATTATCCAGCAGCTCGCGTTACAACGCATCAGGTATGACAAAGTATTTATCTTCCGTACGATTTTTAATTCGGTAAAAAAACCAGATGAAATCGTAGCTTACGTGTCCAGCAAAAACGTGACCGGCCCATCGTTTATCAGGTGCACTTGCATATCCGCACCAAATTGGCCCGCTGCGACAAGCGGATGCGCGATTCTGGCCTGGCTTAGCAAGTAATCGAACAACTCGGCGCCCAATGCCGGAGCAGCCGCCTTCGAGAAGCTCGGACGCATGCCGCTTTTGGTGTCTGCAGCCAGGGTGAACTGTGAAACCAGCAGCAGCCCGCCCTGCACGTCGCGCAAGGACAGGTTCATTTTGCCGTCGGCATCACTGAACACTCGATAATTGAGCAGCTTGTGAAGCAACTTATCGGCACTGGCCCGGGTGTCTTGAGGCTCTATTCCGACCAGTACCAAAATGCCCTGATCAATAGCGCCGACCACCTCTGTCTCAACCTCGACGCGCGCACTGCGCACGCGCTGCAACAAACCTTTCATAAAGACTTTCCAAAGCTCGGCAAGAACATAAGGACGCTATCAGGCTTCTTCAGGGGGCAGATCAAGCAGATTTTGTGCTACCTGCGCCGCTGCACGGACCAGCGCGTCGGCAATACCCGTTTCGGACGCCGAATGCCCTGCGTCGCGAATCACCTGCAGCTCGCTGCCGGGCCAGTTCTGGTGCAATTCCCACGCATTATCCAGCGGGCAGATGACGTCGTAGCGGCCATGGACAATGATTGCGGGCAGGTGCGCGATTTTCGGCATGTCGCGAATCAGCTGATTCTCTTCCAGAAACGCCTTGTTCATAAAGTAGTGGCATTCGATGCGCGCGATGGAAAGGGCACGGTGCGGATCGGTAAAGCGGTCGACGACCTGGGGGTTGGGGCGCAAGGTTGCGCAACGGCCTTCCCACGTAGACCAGGCTTTGGCGGCATGCATCTGGGCGATCTGATCCGGGCCGGTGAGACGCTTGTGGAAGGCCGTGAGAATATCGTCGCGCTCATCGAGCGGGATCGGCGCGAGGTAATCCTGCCAGTAATCCGGGAACAGGCGGCTGGCACCGGCTTGATAAAACCAGTCGATTTCCTGCTGACGGGCGAGAAATACGCCGCGCAGGATCAGCGCATGCACGCGATCCGGATGGGTCTGGGCGTAGGCCAGCGCCAGCGTCGAACCCCACGAACCGCCGAACAGCACCCATTTGTCGATACCCAGATGCTCACGAATCGCTTCAAGGTCTTCGACCAACTTCCAGGTGGTGTTGTTTTCCAGGCTGGCGTGCGGCGTCGAGCGACCGCAACCGCGCTGGTCGAAGGTGACAATGCGGTATAGATTCGGATCGAAATAGCAGCGGCTGTTTGCATCACACCCGGAACCCGGACCACCGTGGATGAATACCACTGGCAGACCTTCAGGCGAGCCGCTTTCGTCGACGTAGAGCACATGCGGTTGTTCCACGGCCAGATCGTGCCGGGCGTAGGGTTTGATCTGCGGGTACAAAGTCTGCATAAGTGCTCCATAAGTCCGGTTAAGAGGCTTCTGATGTCCTGCCAACGGGCATCATAAACCCGAAACGAAGAATCAGCATGCTGCACGTCATTGATTAACATGGAACAATCAATGCAAGCGTTTTGCCAATTTGCCAGGTTCGCGAACCAGAACAGTCAGGCTGGGTCGAAGCGTGAGTCGTAAGCCGATTTATTTCTCTTTTTACAGGAAATAACTGACGACACGCCTACAGTCTAAGAATCCCATATCCCATTCGTCAGACTACTTGAGGTTGTATCGATGTCTCAGGAACCACTTGTTCGTGACGCTGACGTGGCTGCATTCCGCGCCGCTGTGCTCGCCAAACTCACCTATTCGGTGGGCAAGGACCCCGACCATGCGTTTGAGCATGACTGGTTTGAAGCCACCGCCCTTGCCGCGCGCGACCACATGGTCGAGCACTGGATGGATCACACGCGACAGATCTACCGCAAGGTGCAGAAACGGGTTTACTACCTGTCGCTGGAATTCCTGATCGGCCGGCTGTTATACGACAGCCTGAGCAACCTCGGGTTGCTCGAAGTCGCTCGTGAAGCACTCACCGAGCTGGGCGTCGATATTGAACGCATCCGCTTGCTGGAACCGGATGCAGCCTTGGGTAACGGCGGCCTGGGTCGCCTGGCGGCGTGCTTCATGGAAAGCATGTCGACCCTCGGTGTTGCAGCTCACGGTTACGGCATTCGTTACGAGCACGGCCTGTTCCGTCAGGGCATCGTCGATGGCTGGCAGCAAGAGCAGACCGAGAACTGGCTGGACTTCGGCAACCCATGGGAATTCGAACGCCCTGAGGTGGTGTATTCCATCGGTTTCGGCGGCAGCGTCGACACCATCACGTCGGAATCCGGTGAGCCGCGCCATGCATGGCGTCCGGGCGAAACCGTCCGCGCCATCGCCTACGACACCCCCGTAGTGGGCTGGCGCGGCAAGAGCGTGAACACCTTGCGCCTGTGGCGTGCCCGTGCAGTCGAAGATCTGCACCTGGAGCGCTTCAACGCAGGTGACCACTTTGGCGCGGTCGCCGAAGTGGTGCGCGCCGAAAGCATTTCCCGCGTGCTCTATCCCAACGATGCGACCGAAGCGGGCCAGGAACTGCGCCTGCGTCAGGAATACTTCTTTGTTTCCGCATCGCTGCAGGACCTGCTGCGTCGCCACCTGAACCAGCATGCGACGCTGACCGATCTGGCTGATCACGCTGCGATCCAGATGAACGATACGCACCCTTCGATCGCCGTGGCCGAACTGATGCGTCAGTTGATCGACAACCACAACATTGCGTGGGACACCGCCTGGAAAATCACCGTCGGCACCCTCGGCTATACCAACCACACGCTGCTGCCGGAAGCGCTGGAGACCTGGTCGGTCGGCCTGATGGAACGGATGCTGCCGCGCCACATGCAGATCATCTACCTGATCAACGCGCAACATATCGATACGCTGCGCGCCAAAGGGGTCGACGACGTCAACGTACTGCGTTCGGTGTCGTTGATCGAAGAAGACAATGGCCGCCGCGTGCGCATGGGCAACCTGGCGTTCCTCGGCTCGCACAGCGTCAACGGTGTGTCGGCGTTGCACACCCAGTTGATGCGCAAGACCGTGTTCGCCGAGCTGCACAAGATCTATCCGGACCGGATCAACAACAAGACCAACGGCATCACCTTCCGCCGCTGGCTGTTTCAGGCCAATCCGAAGCTCACCGAGATGCTCGTCGAGGCGCTGGGTGAAGATGTACTGGATAACGCCGAGACTCGGCTGAAGGAGCTTGAGCCGTTCGCCGAGAAGTCCTCGTTCCGCAGGCAGATGGCTGATCAGCGCCTGCACAGCAAGCGTGCACTGGCAGCGATCATTCACGAACGCCTGGGTATTGCCGTCAATCCGGCGGCGATGTTCGACGTTCAGGTCAAGCGTATCCACGAATACAAGCGCCAGTTGCTGAACCTGTTCCATACCGTGGCGCTGTATCAGGCCATTCGTGCCGAGCCAGGTACGGACTGGGTGCCGCGTGTGAAGATCTTCGCGGGCAAGGCGGCGGCCAGCTATCACTCAGCCAAGCTGATCATCAAGCTGACCAACGACATCGCGCGGACCGTGAACAGCGACCCCACAGTACGTGGCCTGCTGAAAGTCGTGTTCATGCCCAACTACAACGTCAGCCTGGCGGAAAGCATCATTCCGGCAGCCGACCTTTCCGAGCAGATTTCCACTGCCGGCCTGGAAGCTTCCGGCACCAGCAACATGAAGTTCGGCCTCAACGGCGCGCTGACCATCGGCACGCTGGACGGTGCCAACGTGGAAATGAGCGAGCAG contains:
- the pip gene encoding prolyl aminopeptidase; translation: MQTLYPQIKPYARHDLAVEQPHVLYVDESGSPEGLPVVFIHGGPGSGCDANSRCYFDPNLYRIVTFDQRGCGRSTPHASLENNTTWKLVEDLEAIREHLGIDKWVLFGGSWGSTLALAYAQTHPDRVHALILRGVFLARQQEIDWFYQAGASRLFPDYWQDYLAPIPLDERDDILTAFHKRLTGPDQIAQMHAAKAWSTWEGRCATLRPNPQVVDRFTDPHRALSIARIECHYFMNKAFLEENQLIRDMPKIAHLPAIIVHGRYDVICPLDNAWELHQNWPGSELQVIRDAGHSASETGIADALVRAAAQVAQNLLDLPPEEA
- the dtd gene encoding D-aminoacyl-tRNA deacylase, whose protein sequence is MKGLLQRVRSARVEVETEVVGAIDQGILVLVGIEPQDTRASADKLLHKLLNYRVFSDADGKMNLSLRDVQGGLLLVSQFTLAADTKSGMRPSFSKAAAPALGAELFDYLLSQARIAHPLVAAGQFGADMQVHLINDGPVTFLLDT
- a CDS encoding glycogen/starch/alpha-glucan phosphorylase; the encoded protein is MSQEPLVRDADVAAFRAAVLAKLTYSVGKDPDHAFEHDWFEATALAARDHMVEHWMDHTRQIYRKVQKRVYYLSLEFLIGRLLYDSLSNLGLLEVAREALTELGVDIERIRLLEPDAALGNGGLGRLAACFMESMSTLGVAAHGYGIRYEHGLFRQGIVDGWQQEQTENWLDFGNPWEFERPEVVYSIGFGGSVDTITSESGEPRHAWRPGETVRAIAYDTPVVGWRGKSVNTLRLWRARAVEDLHLERFNAGDHFGAVAEVVRAESISRVLYPNDATEAGQELRLRQEYFFVSASLQDLLRRHLNQHATLTDLADHAAIQMNDTHPSIAVAELMRQLIDNHNIAWDTAWKITVGTLGYTNHTLLPEALETWSVGLMERMLPRHMQIIYLINAQHIDTLRAKGVDDVNVLRSVSLIEEDNGRRVRMGNLAFLGSHSVNGVSALHTQLMRKTVFAELHKIYPDRINNKTNGITFRRWLFQANPKLTEMLVEALGEDVLDNAETRLKELEPFAEKSSFRRQMADQRLHSKRALAAIIHERLGIAVNPAAMFDVQVKRIHEYKRQLLNLFHTVALYQAIRAEPGTDWVPRVKIFAGKAAASYHSAKLIIKLTNDIARTVNSDPTVRGLLKVVFMPNYNVSLAESIIPAADLSEQISTAGLEASGTSNMKFGLNGALTIGTLDGANVEMSEQVGLEHMFIFGMTSQQVEARKQAGDFSAHADVAASGRLNDVLQAIRGGVFSPDDPNRYVGLVDQLLAYDRFLVCADFDSYWAAQAKVEERWHDSKEWWRSAVLNTARMGWFSSDRTIREYAGDIWKALD
- a CDS encoding glucan biosynthesis protein G — protein: MIVSPCDAPKTPVKRLRSALLASSALVCLFSAGQLWAFSLDDVTAKAKEMAGQKFEAPRSNLPNELREMKFADYQKIRFRDDKAEWAGDKTPFKVSFYHQGMHFDTPVKINEVTATSVDEIKYDASRFDFGDLKIDPKSTEKLGYAGFRVLYPINKDDKQDEIMTMLGASYFRVIGKGQVYGLSARGLAIDTALPSGEEFPRFKEFWIEKPGPDDNHLVIFALLDSPRATGAYQLTLRPGTNTLVDVKSRVFLRDKVTKLGVAPLTSMFLFGANQPSRVPNFRRELHDSSGLSIQAANGQWLWRPLNNPKHLSISSFSVENPRGFGLLQRGRDFSQYEDLDDRYDKRPSAWIEPKGDWGKGTVDLVEIPTADETNDNIVAFWKPDTLAAPGEQMSFDYRLHWTMQENSIHSPDLGWVKQTQRSIGDVRQSNLVRQPDGSLAFLVDFVGPVLAALPEDKTIRSQVTTDDNVELVENNLRYNPVTKGYRLTLRVKVKDAGKPTEMSAYLLREIPAEPGKEPALLVADKADEKKAAAKEAAKPAVAKESANDQVEIAKADAPKPEAAKSETAKPEAGKADASKADAAKGDVAKADAAKADVAKGKDGKEIQQPETEAAPTHPEPAKTLQVMTETWSYQLPSDE